Part of the Ficedula albicollis isolate OC2 chromosome 6, FicAlb1.5, whole genome shotgun sequence genome is shown below.
TCCATCCCCCTGCAAGGTAACCCTTCCATCACCCCAAGCACAAGGAACAAATGATTTTCAGTAATTAACAAACAGCCTTGGCACAGGGCCAGGCCCCGGCTGCCCGTGCTCCGGTACCGGCTGgaaggagcacagcacagcaactGCTTGGGCAGGTTTGGGACTTTAAAGGTCAAGTAATTACCAGCCTTTCGGAAGCATAAACTGCCTTTAAAGTCAGCAGAGCAAGCAAAAACTATTAGGAGATTCATCCAACATTTATCTTTTAACTTGTTATCTCTGATACACATACTCATTCTTACACTGTTTGCATTGCAGtgcataaaatattaaaattaaaaggctTAGGGacttctgaggggaaaaaaagagagtaaaACTATTTTAGATTCAGAAACATTTCATCAATATGTAGTGTATTTGCATACTGGAATCAGAGAGTCCTGATTATGCATGTTTATtgattttggctttgttttgattAATGATAAAACTATGATCCGTCTCGTAAGGTAGCAGGGCTTGAGGGAGCTCAGTGCAATACAAATggtttgtattttaagaaatcCTATTTATGCAAATAAGAGCACATTCACATGCGTTTTGCTCAAGCACAGTTGTAACAAAGCTCTCCAAACATTCTCTTTTATACTCTGGATAATTTGGGGAGGCATGTTTaatacagaaatgctgcataacaattactttttttcttcattatgaATGACTCCCATTATATCACCTTGGACAAAAGAACAAGCTTCAATTCCCACTGCGCCTAATTTATTATCAGAGCCAAAGATATTGCTTTGTGTCAGAGTGAATGCAATATTTCTAGAAATGGATTGCAAAAATCCTGCTGGGGAAGTTCAAGGGGACTAGGGAgaagtgaggaggaaaaaacaatctggagctggctggaaaaGTTTTTGCATTTCTGGAAAAGCAATGTTGGCATGTTTGCCTCCAGTctggaagggagagagaggtTTCCATCAGACAAAGCAGCTGTAGATACTCATTATCTGAGTGCAAGGAAAACGTGAGGACAGACTCCCAAAGTGTCATGTCCTAAGGACATCAAGAGCTGTGACAGATTCTATTCCTGCCTTGGTTACCAGCATTTAGACAATCCACTGGGCAGTGGACTGAAATGATTCTGAATTTATCCAACCAGACATCTGCACAtcaagataaataaaattatcagttGGCCTGTGTTCTGACACATGAATTATCTCACAAATCTCAGCAGGATCTTAGCCTGTATGACAGATGCCATATTGGCCTCTGATATCTACTTTGGCAGCAAGGTCAGAGTCTCAACATGAGAGCAACCTGAGAATAAGTGAGGGAGTGGAGGCCAGGAAAATCTTCCTTCTTAAGTTATAATTTCCAAACACTCTTTTTTGACAACTTAATAGTCCAAAGCTGTTTTGTAGAAGAATGATATGGAACAAAAGTGTCCACATCTGCAAGCAAGGCTGACCCATCTGCTAAGAGACCCCGTGacagtttctttttaaaggacagTGGTGTTTGTTTGCCTTCTGTGGGCTGACAACAGAACACCAAAGAACACCAAGAGAACACCATCCTTCCCATCATCCTCCACTGACTGACTATTTGCCTCCCCAGcattgcagagctgctccatgctGCAGGAAATCTGGTTGAACTCCTTCTCCAGGTGCTCCTGTGTATTTTGAGAGACACCCAGTGATGctcagagggaagaggaggggccAGCTGCACAGCAAGACAAGGTCAGGTTGCCTCACCaccattcctgcagctgaaggacTGGATTTCTCTTGGAAATTTGGGCTCTCAATGTCTTCACTGGCTAATAATCCCTCTTCTACTTCAGGGACTTTGTtacatgaaataaatgaaatgttcaCCTCgctcttccagctccagctgttggAAACTTTTCTCCAGTTTCAGAAGAAATGGTATTGCCCACAGAAAGCCTTTGCTTTcacaggacacagcactgccaggctgcagggcagcctcTGCCTCACAGCTCCACAGGGATCCTTCTCTGGAGGTGCtcaggccaggagcagcagggtcaggacaggctggggagaTCCTGCTATCTCCTGAACAAGCCTCCctcagcagggagctcagggcacACGAACTGCTGGCACAGGGCCCCTGCCAGGTGCTCGGCAAGAAGGGATCAGCTAAGCCATGagggcacacacacatttctgcctccaaaaaaacaactttcacTCAGTTTTCAACTCACTTGAAAAGGCAAATATGgtttgaaatttcaaattttgtAAGGAATTATTTAACCCAGAGGCTAAAGCTGTTTTATATTTAAGACTGAATTTAGCTTGAAGCATAAAGAAAACTCTAGCATAAATTAGCACATATTGAAAACTTGATGctagagaaattaaaaagttgGTTTAAATCCAAGTAGTAAACCAAAAAACTAATTTTGTGAATTTGCTGGATACTGTCAGtgattaaataaataactgtAATCAGATTATAGGGTCTTtgagacaaaataaaacaaatgagTATTGAAAACCCTTTGAACTTTGAAAGCATCAAACCCCACGAGATATTTCTATTTGTGCTGGAATAAAGTTGTTGCATTTCTCTGACACAATTTGAGAACTCACTGATATAAAAATCAACTCCCAGCTGTAGCACTTACACTAATATAACACATATCAAAATCAAGCCCTTCAACACATCTGCCCTCCTATGGAACCAAACTGCATTGCATGTCACAAAACAGTCAGAAGACCAAATGTTAATTCCCACCTAAATGATAGCACATTTAATTCAGAATGGAAATTAACATCCCACATGCGCTGAAAATCTTCATAGCAAGGATGAAAAGATGGAAGTTTGGAGTTTAACACCAGGAACAAAGATAGGATTAGGCATTTTTGATGGAAAATATTGTACTTCTGCATCAACAGTCTTCCCCTCtagttctctttcttttttaagtctTTAAACCTGGTGCTTAATTCATTCCATGAATATTCTGCAATATATTGATCATGTTGGGTTTTAATTTCAACTCAGCTGAAGAAGCATTGTAAAAAAGAATCACTATATCCCAGAGGAATCAGGAAATTAgactttatttatttggtttgcCTTTCCCATAAGTAGACAGAACCACACAGTATCTGATTACCCTGTGAGGGGAAACACAGCTTGAAAAATGCCAATGTGCCACTTGGGCCATTGATTAATGAAGAAATAGGATGAAGAGGTCTGTCACTTAGGGTCATTAATGCAAGCCTACAATGCCATTTAAGGCACAAGTGTCTGGTTAATACCATAGGGCCTGAGCCCACAACAGTTTACATCTGGGCACAGGACTTGACActtgtgctgctctgtttgCATATTAACATTGCCATTTGTAGGTGTTGGAATGCACTGGGCAGTCTAAACACAACCTTCCTTATTGGGGGTGGTGGggtgagagagggacaggagacCTTcattttaaatctattttcaaGCATTGTTTGAGTTACAAAATTTGTCTCTCATTCCATAGAATACTGAAAAGGCTCACAAAAATACATACTAGTTTCTATCAGAATACTGGAGCACTATTTCCACATATGCCACAGCaaggaattaaaagaaaaggtatTCCTAAGATTCTTCTGATTTTCTTAACTAGTTCAGGCAACCTGGAAAACCACCACCCTCTACCTGgtctgccagagctgctgcattgTTTGCCACAGTTAAACACTGGCCTTGTGAGAAAGCACAGGGATTTCCCTGGCTTGGGGTGCTGGGCCCTCACCTGTGAGCAGGCATTCCTCAGTTCCTGAGTTCCAGTCCTTGCAGTCCCAGAGGTCTCCTCCAAGCACTTCTTCTGTTTGAATTAAACTTACCTGTTCCAAGCTACACTTTTTTCTGTATACCACATTTCAAAAATGACAATTTGAAATACTTCACTTTCAGGTGAACATACTGAAGAATAACAAGCTTGACCAGACAAGAGTTAACACTCTTTTCATAAAAGCAGCTGCCTGTCCAAATCATAAATTGGGTGTTTTACTGGTTCACTCACACCCACTATGGCTAAACATCCAATTTAAGGTCAGTTAGGATTGCTTCCCCATTGAATGGACTTCCTTTTAATTAGATATTCCACAGACAATGTTTTAACAGCTTGTTATTTTATTACTTGGTTGGGGAGGCAGGAATAAACCAAGAAATTTGGGATGAGACAGCTCTGTATAGTTCTTTCCCACTCCAGAGTGGAATGGGTCTCTGTCCTTGCCATCTACTACTCATTAGATAATGTatcagcagcaggagggtcTTAATTAATAGCAATACCAATAATAGTGATAAAGTTTGTGTACTGTGGCTTGCAGATAGAGATGTCTAAGAATTTGTacttaatttcagaaatttcatttcttgcCAACCAGCGTGGCCAGTGTACCAACATAAACACTTCCATTAGACACAGGCTGTACTCTTGGTTCAacagcagcaccaccacagTTACAccaatattttcttcagttgGGGAAATGCTAAACCAGTGAAAGAGTATTTAAAGAAGCTTAATACCATCCACACATGAACTATATCATTGTAAATAAATGAGCATCAACTTTGGGTTtagacagagctgggacagaatTGTCACTGTGCAACTGTGTagcacagggaaggaaatgCATTCATCTCCAGTGCCACATCCTCATCAAGTTACTTCACTCTAACCTTGAGAATACAAACTAAGGAACAACATTTCAGCTACATGGAGTGATTAGATTATGAACACACTGATTAGATTAACAGCAGATGACTTGGAAGTCAAACTGCTGCATCCCCACTGAATTACCAGTCCCAGCAGCAGAACTCTCTCTTCCAGTGCTCCCCATAGTCCCAGTTTTAAGGACTTCTTTAAGTCTTTAGACACCAAGtaaacaaaagacaaattttcCACTTTGCCTCCTGTTGTACCAAACCCAACCTGCTCTCATAGAACACCAGGGTCTCTAAACAATTTGCACTTTGCCTCCTGTTGTACCAAACCCAATCTGCTCTCATAGAACACCAGGGTCTCTAAACACTGTAAACAGCATTTCATTGGTCACAACACCTCACATATGACACAGCTATAAAAGGTGACAACCAGCTTACGAGGGCATCACGGGCTGAGCAACAGCAGCTTTGAGGGAGACCATGTCCTCACATCTTACCAGCAGGCAggacagaaagaaggaaaaaaaaaaaaacaaacacaatttaAAGAAGTGAACATAACACTACAGACACAGGCACAAAACTCTCACCCAGCAAAGCTCCACCTGAGAGCTAAGCCTGCTTCAGGCAGGGCATGGAAACTTCAGTGGCAAAGTTGTTACTCTTCAGCTCAGCTCTATTAATCACGGGaccacagaatatcctgagctggaagagtcCCACAGGGCTCATCAGTccaattcctggccctgcacagacaccccaagaatcccaccccatgcctgagagtgttgtccaaatgcccctggagctgtggcagccttggggctgtgccattccctggggagtctGGGCAGCCCTCTGGtttaaccttttaaaattgattttgtttAAGTTCTGTCAATTTAAGTAACATACTGcaaacagttttaaattaacACAAAGAAGATTTCCTGAAAGTGATGTATAGGCAGTCCCTACATTAATGCAggctcaggagaaaaaaacagagggCAACAGTACTCCTTGGAAAGGATTAGAGGATGAAAGCTGTTGTTTCTGTAGAGAGGGtgtttgggtttgatttttttaaaataaggcaaCACACAAAATAACTCCATCCTTATCAGCAGCACTTAGAACAGTATTTGGCTGATTTAATAGTATGTTGATTCTGCTGAGCCTACCTACACCCATCTGATCCCAAGGAactcccagccaggagcacttTCCTGCACTTACCAGGGATTTTAGGGGAGTTACCAGCCTTATTTCAATCTCTTCCATtcccaaagaaagaaacaaacaaaaaaagcatgctcaaaaatgttttaactcAATAGGATCTTCCTCACAGAGTCATTATTATCACAAGAGTAAACAAACTAATGGTTTCTATCTAAATTTATCTGAGgacttcatttttcatttccaaattcACTGTAGTGTGTCTCCAGTTATTTACCCAGGaaacactggcagagcatgagatATGTGGAAGTCACCTGTTTTATTCAACCCAGAACAGTGTATTTCAGTTCATAAGGGTTTCATGGTCTCTTCAGTTTCTCCTCTGCAATCTTTATTACAATatagtaccaaaaaaaaagtataaatccacaggtattttttcttattttaatccacattttaatcaaaaatgggaagaaaaaaacaaaaagagagggggaaaagaaatatgGAGTGTTTCTATTGGTGTCTTAAGGCATAACAAACTACAGCAATTTATTTCACCACATCCAGTTGTAACGCTAAACCACAGATAAACATTACTAATGGAGCAAGAATGTGTTCCTTCCTTCTGATGGAGGTCCAAGATTGCCCTTTGGAGTTTGCCAAACAGCATGGGGCACTTCATTCACCATGTGATTGGCACACATTTCAGTTCTGAATCAGTTTGGGGATGAAGTTGTTGGCTAAAGCTCTGGAAATTCTGACTCTGGAGCTGTCAGGCAGGCTGTCTTTACTTTGAGAAAAAGCAATTCTTTTTAATAGCACTATGTTACTTGgctttttatttggttttacaTTGTTCATTGATGTTTTGGATTTTGATGCATTGTGCAGCACCCCAAGAACTCTAACAGGGGGAACTCCATTTAAAACATGAGTTTTTTATCTCAACATGTGCTAATAAATCTGCTACATGTTTGGGGAATCTAATCCCATCTATTTTGATGGCACACAAAAAGGCCATCAGCCACTGCATTCTGATACCAAAAAAACGCATCTGTTCACCAAAAGGCAGAAATCTCATTGCTTAATTGAGCTCATGGTCAAGGCAGCTCTTACTATGCAGGGAATTCTAAGGGTCAagggtttatttttccatttatcttgtaaataaaggaaattatctCATAAACTTATGATTGACTTATTTTTAGTCAACATTATTTTGCATAGCAACAAGCTTATTTGCAGGATATTTTAAGACACACAGTTTAGCTTATTATTTTATCGGTATTAATGGAAATGATccagaagaggaaaacacatAATCTGGAGGTCTGACTCTACTGCCTGCCACATCCTAACATCAGTGAATATTCTGGGAGCAGAGTGCTTGGAGGATTGGGTTTGAATTATCGTCCTGGGGGACATGTAACTAAAAAATCATGAGCGGGAGTAGAGTGCTTGGAGGATTGGGTTTGAATTATCTTCCTGGGGGACATGTAACTAAAAAATCATGAGTTCTTTTAAGATCCAGTCCATCTCAAACTCAAACCTCCATGCAGCCTTCCACCTCAGCTcgagtttttttcccccttacaGTCACAAATCAAATCTTTGAGTGCACGAATGTTGCTCACAACACTCTTTTTCACTTCTACAACTGCTGAACTATAGCCAAACAGGACACTCATTTTGCACAGCAATCTAATGCACACATTCTTTTTTATCTACTTTCTCTAATGGCTGGTCACCTGCCTTCTCAGCCATGAAAcctttcagaaatgtttctctCTTACCTGAGCACACAGGGATTTGGCTCCCTGCTGTGGCAATCCCTCGAGGATCTGGTTCCATTATGCTCCTCTGTCAATACAGGTGCTGTCAGCAGCCTGAGGTACAGCCCTGCCACTGATTCAGAAGCTGAAGGAGCTTTTGTAATAAGACGAGGGTCAACCAGCATCAGGTAACTCAAGCACAATCCCTATCTCTGTTCTCCTAGTATGTCTAAAAATATgcacaatcttttttttcctcataatgCTCCTCTTGGTAATGAATGTTTCAGAGTAATGTCAATGAATCTCAGCTGTACTACCACGTGCACTTTACACATATGTTTATTCCTTCACCATTGTTTTGAGTAGTGAATATTCAGATTTGCTTGGTCAGTGCTCCAGAGGCGTTTTGCTGATTAGCATGTCTCATCTGGCTGCAGGACACTGTCCTCCtcaggagcagggtggggacagcacTCTTTCTGCTCGCTGCAGGCTCTGTGGATGTGGTGTTTGGGGTAgcgcctgcagcagcagccctcaTTGCCAGAGGCCTGATCCGCCACGAACGAGGTCTGGTAAACGGTGACAAAGCCTtcgctgctgctcctgcctggtgcACGGGCCCACTCAAAGAAGTTATGGGagttctgcttctgtttctctggATCCTGCTTCCTCAGGCCCATGccctagggaaaaaaaaaggaaagaaaaattcatgCAAACATATGACTTCCAGTCACAGCTTCACAGATGAATCTTGTAACAGTCACTACCCCACTGTAAAGTGAATGAAACTGTTACCACAGTGATTGCAAGAACTCACGGTTGATCTTTagcaagttaaaaataatattgtcaGACTTGCCTGTATGAACATTTTTGGTTGCATATATAATGGAAAATCTGCTGACCTTCCACCTCCTAGCGCTAATAAACCACTTTTACTTTGCATTTCTGGAGCACACCATCTACTCAAAGCTATTTAGCTGCACATGGCTAAATTAATCTTCAGAGGCACCCAAAGAAATAGGTTAATAACTCTAGGTTTGGACTGCAATAAAGAAACTGAGACAGAGCATGAAATCTGAATCTTCAATGCTATCCCTTGTGTGTCCAAACACAGAGAGACACAGCCTGATTTTCACACTCCACAGCTCACAGGAAATTTAGCTGGAATTATGGTTGATCAGTATCTCTAAAACTATGAGACACTGCCCAAAGTGCACAGAAATTGAGGTTACACAGTGAATAATGAATTCCAAAAAGTCTAggcctgacagagctcaaagTCAGACAAACTCCCCATATCACAATTCACTGCTTCCTCCTTTACTCATTATCCTGTGAACTGCACTATTTCTTTTGCTGCCTGGAATAATATCAACAATCTAAGGGGAATGGAAGAACATGAAACTGTTGCCCACACAGAAAAGcccaaaacaatttaaattctAGTCAAAGTTGTGGCTTCTGTAGCATACATTTAAACAGGTGTATTGTAAAGAGAAGTGggttggaaaaaaatgcattcttgAGATAAACTGTGGGTATCCTATGGATTTTGGTTAAATTTACGATAAAGATGAATCTGAACAAAATATTAGGACTGCAAATTAGAAGTGGCTGAGATCTCTACAAAAATTCACTGCAGGGCAAATCACTTAGAGAAGACTAATAGGACATTTAACTGagtacaaaaccaaaacaggaaTATTAGAAAATGCCTGTCAGAGACCCAAATaatggcttttttcttctctttgaatCATGCAATTCTCAATgactgtgtgtgctgctgcacatctgTGACAGTCCCAGAGATGTCCCAGCCCTATACTgataaaaactgcatttttctttgctatttacatttttctcttctcacaAGTTTTACCAtctatctttctttttctgcagggGACAGAAAAGATGCACTGTTTAATCTCTGGCAGACCAATAGATCTGAAGTTGCTTGATTTGTCTCAGTGCTGGGTACTTACCAAGTCAAAATACTCAGCTGCATTGCATATGTCATGTCTGTTGTCATGAGAAGAGAATGGGAAATTGTTGTTTCCTGCTTCCTGAAAGAAATTAGAgcaaaaaatatgaattttcaaAAACTCTGGAGTCTATTAGTCTTCGTTCTTACATTGTGAGATTACAGCTGCTTTTGTTCTAGCACAGAAGTCATGTTCCTATGTTACCTGCACATGATTTTATAGGGGTAATGTGgagtttcaattttttaaataaaattatcaggAGGATTTGCTGAACATATACATGATTAATATAAAAGTGTGAATTTTCAAATAAGAAATGATACATTCTgtctgcaaagcagcaaaatgctAGATATATGTCAGGATTGCCTTGCTTGATTTAGTAGTAGGCCTAaagctaattaaaataaactacaAAAGAGACCTCAAAACTGAATTAGTCTGTGATTTATTAACTGAATGTCATGGTCACTGCTTGTTGCAGGGCAAGTGGAAGAGGTATTAACTGCTTAACTAATTTATGACCTCATTCTTTAACATGATGTTCATCCAGTCTCCAAATTAAACCAAAgtttcataagaaaaaaaggacaactgcaaaaaaagccattttagaCACAATGAGCATATCtggctttttaaatgtttgctaTTTATCAGTGCAATAACCCAACTGTCACATTCCCCTCCAAACAAAAGAGCAAGTTTTAATGTAACAGCCTAAAAGAGGTGTTTCAAAAGTAGGGAAACCTGAATGTGTTCTAAAGATCAATGTAACTGGAGGCCTGATCCAGCAAGAACATTCACCAGAGACAAAATGTGCCTGCACAGGTTCAGCTGCACAGTCACATCTCAGGATATTTGGTTTACTAGGCagattctctttctttttttttggtatattCACAAGTTCACTTGTGTCATATTGATTCACCCAGACCATAGTAGTGGATAAGTAAATGCAATAAATACATTCTCATacatgtgtttaaaaataagcacCTCCTGAGTCTGTAAATTTCTCGCTAAAATATCCTACTGCAATTAAATGTCAATTTCAGCATTTTAGGAATAGTGTTTATTACCAGTGCCTAAACAAACTTCCTCAGATTGCCCCATTTTAGCCTTTAGTGCATCTTCATGCTCTCACCACTGATCTCAGATTAATTCTCAATTTAGGACAGGTAAGAATTTCCCTTAATCTATGTAAAAGTGGAGAGCTGATAAAGACCAGACATGCAACTTCAGGTGAAGTCACACTGGTGTTGATAAAAGGTCCCTTTACCCTGGTTCCCCTTTTCAGGCAGTGCCTAAGGCCAGATGTTCCACAGAAAGGTAGATGTAACATAAATACACTGTATATGTTACAGTTTAATTTCCTTTACAGTAGCCCCAAGCTTCCCTTTTAAATATTCCTTCCAAGCCATTCATTTCTGCCTTTTACTACAGCAAAACCTGTGAAATGAACCCACTGTAATTGCTGTGCctatagaaaatgaaaatagaaaatgttctGTGCACAAAATGGGTGGGTAAAGCAAAGCTCAGTGTGACGACAAAATAAGGACATGAAAACGTGCTTACAAAACTGCAACATTTTAAGTacttgtgattttaaaaaacactgaatttcctttcagcctaaaattattcacaaatattatttttaagcaagCCTTAAAAATGTTCCAAATGAGGAGCTTTTAACTTTTTCATGATCAAAAAGAACACTCCTTTGTGTGAATATACTGAATTTCTGACATTCATTGCCAAACAGCTGATCaaatttccattaaaacttCTTACAGGGCTTTACACACAGGCTGTGGGCTGAGATTGATCATAATGTATTCGTTGCCTcaataataaaagagaaaatcgGCAGTAATACAGCAGGACTTGGAGCAACTAAAATTATGAGTGAGTAGCAGGGAAATATGTTTCTCCCgcagcacaggcagcaatcACTCCATCCCCTGAGGCACAAAGTCTGCCAGCCCGCTGTGACTGCTCCGCTGACGACCCTGAGTGCTGTTCTTATTCACAACTTAGCGAGTGACAACTTGCAAAAGAGCTCCGAAAATCGGCTGCGCTGCCACAGGAACTCACCTGCACACGAGCTTTGTATTCCAGCGGTGTTCTATGATCCTTACCCAGAGCGGCTGCCGAGTTCAGGACATGTCTTTGTGAAGCGGTTGTTGTTGATTCCAGCTCGCCCTGCTCCACTCCAAGATGGGCAaactagaaaataattaagattatgaccctttaaaataaaagccaattaaaaaaaaaaaaaaaagaaaaaaaacttgtgattttaaaaaacactgaatttcctttcagcctaaaattattcacaaatattatttttaagcaagCCTTAAAAATGTTCCAAATGAGGAGCTTTTAACTTTTTCATGATCAAAAAGAACACTCCTTTGTGTGAATATACTGAATTTCTGACATTCATTGCCAAACAGCTGATCaaatttccattaaaacttCTTACAGGGCTTTACACACAGGCTGTGGGCTGAGATTGATCATAATGTATTCGTTGTCTcaataataaaagagaaaatcgGCAGTAATACAGCAGGACTTGGAGCAACTAAAATTATGAGTGAGTAGCAGGGAAATATGTTTCTCCCgcagcacaggcagcaatcACTCCATCCCCTGAGGCACAAAGTCTGCCAGCCCGCTGTGACTGCTCCGCTGACGACCCTGAGTGCTGTTCTTATTCACAACTTAGCGAGTGACAACTTGCAAAAGAGCTCCGAAAATCGGCTGCGCTGCCACAGGAACTCACCTGCACACGAGCTTTGTATTCCAGCGGTGTTCTATGATCCTTACCCAGAGCGGCTGCCGAGTTCAGGACATGTCTTTGTGAAGCGGTTGTTGTTGATTCCAGCTCGCCCTGCTCCACTCCAAGATGGGCAaactagaaaataattaagattatgaccctttaaaataaaagccaattaaaaaaaaaaaaaaagaaaaaaaagaaagaaagaatctgATCAGAAATGTGGGCAAAATGGTATTTTccccatttgttttttttattgcttggaTTGCAGCAGCACCTAGTGGCGTCTGGAAAAATGAGGAGCCTCCCACAACACAACACAAACCCTACCATAAAGAACCTATATAAAATAACCACACAAGAACTGTAGGGATCTTCAAGACAAGAGTATCAAGGAACtttctgaaaactgtttttaCAGCAATAACCACCAAGGAAAACAACGACCTTCCCTTCCCCCACCCCATCCTACTGTTGTACAAGTTTGAAAGCACAAAATTTTTGGGAACAGCTCAACCAAACCTCAGGCCAAAGAGTTCAGAGAGTGAGGaacagcctgtgccaggagtGTCACAGTGCCCTGGGATGCCAAGATGCCCCAGCCCACTGTTTCTGATGGGATCACAGTGTTCTCCTGGAGGTGAGAACTGAGGCAAACCTTGGCTGGAGTTCTccacaaaagaagaaaaatcaaccAGGGCTAACTATCAAATAAGAGACCTCCAGCATTGCTGGaaaactaggga
Proteins encoded:
- the TEX36 gene encoding testis-expressed sequence 36 protein isoform X2 is translated as MAEDGSGQPGDRRPGDWFAHLGVEQGELESTTTASQRHVLNSAAALGKDHRTPLEYKARVQEAGNNNFPFSSHDNRHDICNAAEYFDLGMGLRKQDPEKQKQNSHNFFEWARAPGRSSSEGFVTVYQTSFVADQASGNEGCCCRRYPKHHIHRACSEQKECCPHPAPEEDSVLQPDETC
- the TEX36 gene encoding testis-expressed sequence 36 protein isoform X1, yielding MAEDGSGQPGDRRPGDWVRAEQEPLCPSQFAHLGVEQGELESTTTASQRHVLNSAAALGKDHRTPLEYKARVQEAGNNNFPFSSHDNRHDICNAAEYFDLGMGLRKQDPEKQKQNSHNFFEWARAPGRSSSEGFVTVYQTSFVADQASGNEGCCCRRYPKHHIHRACSEQKECCPHPAPEEDSVLQPDETC